In Streptomyces sp. DG2A-72, one genomic interval encodes:
- a CDS encoding group II intron maturase-specific domain-containing protein, translating into MKAKIRYLTHRTSQQDLAVVLINRNRITLGWANYFRYAVAKRIFSKLDDLVWWRLVRLLRTRHHWSWSDVRRRLTTPTGRWLPISADGIELRKTSAILVTRYRYRGNKIPTPWAPATT; encoded by the coding sequence GTGAAGGCGAAGATCCGATACCTCACCCACAGAACGTCGCAGCAGGACCTTGCCGTGGTGCTGATCAATCGCAACCGGATCACTCTCGGCTGGGCCAACTACTTCAGGTATGCCGTTGCGAAACGCATTTTCAGCAAGCTGGACGACCTCGTCTGGTGGAGGCTCGTCCGGCTGCTGAGGACGCGGCATCACTGGAGCTGGTCGGACGTCCGAAGACGGCTCACCACCCCCACCGGGCGGTGGCTGCCGATCAGCGCGGACGGGATCGAGTTGCGGAAGACCAGCGCGATTTTGGTCACCCGGTATCGCTACCGCGGCAACAAGATCCCCACCCCCTGGGCACCTGCAACCACCTGA